The window CTCCTGCGCGCCCCGCCCGCGGCCGCGGCTCCTCGCGCGGCACCGGGACCCGCGTGGCGCCCTAGAGGACGACGACGAGGAGGAAGACGAGGAGGACACCGTGACGCGGCTGGGCCCCGAGGACACGCTGCCCAGCCCGGAGCTGTCCGCGGAGCCCGATGGGACCGTGAGCATTAACGTCTTCACGTCGGCAGAGGAGCTGGAGCGCGCGCAGCGCTTGGAGGAGCGGGAACGGATCCTGCGGGAGATCTGGCGCACCGGGCAGCCGGACCTGCTGGGCACGGGCACGCTGGGGCCCAGCCCCGCGGCCACGGGCACGCTGGGCCGCATGCACTATTACTGACCGGGCCTCGCTCCGCGGCCGGGCGCGCTGGGTCCTGGACGTGCACACGAGCTCGTCGCTGACGCAGGACCTTCCTACGCCCCGCCGGCCGTGCTgtcggccccgcccccgcggctCCCACGGTGCTATTGGGCGCGATCCCCACCCTCTGGGAGGCGCCCTTCCCCAGTCCTGCCTGAAGAccctggggggagggcaggacccAGGTCCCCACCCTCGCTCCGGGATGGTCCAGAGGTGAAGTGACCAATGAAAGCTGCATTCTTAGTGACTCGGTGTCTCTGTTATCCCGGCCTCCAACGTTCCTTTCCGCAGGCGCCTGTCCTGCAGGGGCCCCAGGGCTGAGAGCCACTGGACTCCTTTACCAGGCTGACCTCCCCCTCACTCCGTCCTCAGCACACTTGTCTCACCCAGAATTCCTTCCTCAAATGCACGCCTTACTCGCACGCTCCTGGGCACACGTCACCCCTGTCCCGACAAGTGCCCAGGGTTCACGCATCACTGCCATCACCCAACGCCAGGCCTCGGGAGCCCGACCTTGACGCCAAGGTGCCCCAGTGTAACCACGTGTGCCTGAGCTGAGGCGCGTTTCTGAGTCCTTAAGGGACAGTGGGGCCAACTGGGAGGAGTCTGGGGTTGGAAAGCAGGGTTGCTGGCGCACAGCTGGATTCCGGAATCCGGCCGCAGGCAAAGCCTGACcccgcctgggcctgggcccctcctGCTTGCTGGCGTCCGAAGGAGACGcccacccaaccccccccccccccccccccgcccgccatcCGGTGGGTAAAAATAGCCGTGCACAGGCCTTGGGAACAGTAATGAGAGCCACATGTTGGCCAGATGTGCCAGGAAGAGACTGCCAGGAATGCAGAGCACCAGCCCCGCCCGCCGCGAAGGCCCCGCCCCCGCAAGGACCAGGCCGGCGCGGTGAGGTACACAGCAAAGTTTACTTTCTTGGCTTTCCCAACGTTGTGTGCAAGGACGTCGGTGCGCGGAGGCAGCCTTCCCTCCAGGCTCCACCTTACTGCGTCTGCGTCTGCGTCTGCTGCTGCGTGGGGCTGGAGCTTGGGGTCAGGGAATCCTTGATCCTCAGGTTCATCTGAACCTGGTGGGGAGACGGCGTCAGGGGAGGGTCTGCCACCAGCCCCCTTCCTGCCGGGATTCAGGGATTCGCACAGCACCCACCTCCAGCAGCCGgcgcctctccctctccctcttcagtTCCTCCCAGATGTCCATTAGCTTACTTCTGCAGACAAGAGAATGAGGGGAAGGGTGGCTCAGCCctgcccttctccttcccccctcctaACCCACCCCCTCCTAACCCACCCCTTCCTAACCCTCCCCGACTTACTCCAGCTGCTCCCCCATCAGCTCCAGGGCCTTCCTTAAAGACTCCACCTCCTCCTGTAGCTTCCTCACCTCCTCATTGTCATTCTTGCTGAGGGTGGGATTTTGTGGGACCAGTGAATGAAGGGTGGGAGTTCCTTGAGGGCCTGGAGTCAGAGGTGGATTCTTTTGAGCAGGGGCTACCTTTTTGTGGGCTGCCTCCTCTTTGGGGGTCGTTTCATCCTCCGCAGGCGTCTTCTCCTGGAGGGCGGTGGGATCTGCCCAGAGTTG is drawn from Myotis daubentonii chromosome 3, mMyoDau2.1, whole genome shotgun sequence and contains these coding sequences:
- the EVA1B gene encoding protein eva-1 homolog B, which codes for MDAPRRDMELLSNSLAAYAHIRANPESFGLYFVLGVCFGLLLTLCLLVITISCAPRPRPRLLARHRDPRGALEDDDEEEDEEDTVTRLGPEDTLPSPELSAEPDGTVSINVFTSAEELERAQRLEERERILREIWRTGQPDLLGTGTLGPSPAATGTLGRMHYY